From one Xiphias gladius isolate SHS-SW01 ecotype Sanya breed wild chromosome 12, ASM1685928v1, whole genome shotgun sequence genomic stretch:
- the paqr9 gene encoding membrane progesterone receptor epsilon has product MLLNCGQPLPLLRHTDVPPRVIENFILTGYRFPNYSLRDCLLSAFRPTNETGNFWTHFLPVFIFLYHFVEVFGWEGAPHGDAPFFYPLWNYFIGVFCLLMASSMAHLLNSMSLVVREVCFFVDYGTISSYTVGSSLAYYYYIHPRAGIVETGGHNGSHMDLKHEPPGTSTSSYAIPEFSVFFETFYIPCACVVAIICVLSCCNTRQRWRQHRYVIRTLVFLLPFLISSTPVFYRLLTRSPYSTNSSSFVASGSMPNFFYRHCLWLLVSAVFNISKFPERLAPGRFDIWGHSHQWFHCCTFLSILDELHMIKAEVRAILLSPTLLLPPATLSRLPGPTIASTYGVMLLLQTTIISIIVWFSWCANCIYGPQRDQLAKEHLKKPLKCH; this is encoded by the coding sequence ATGCTTCTGAACTGTGGTCAGCCATTACCTCTTCTGAGGCATACAGATGTGCCACCTCGGGTCATAGAAAACTTTATCCTGACTGGCTACCGCTTCCCAAACTACAGCCTGAGGGATTGCTTACTTTCAGCATTCAGGCCTACCAATGAAACAGGCAACTTCTGGACGCACTTCCtcccagttttcatttttttataccaTTTTGTGGAGGTGTTTGGTTGGGAGGGTGCACCACATGGTGATGCCCCGTTCTTCTATCCATTGTGGAACTACTTTATTGGTGTGTTCTGTCTGCTAATGGCTAGCAGCATGGCCCACCTGCTCAATTCGATGTCTCTGGTTGTAAGAGAAGTCTGCTTCTTCGTGGATTACGGCACTATTAGTTCCTACACTGTTGGCTCATCATTGGCATACTACTACTACATCCACCCTCGGGCAGGGATAGTGGAGACAGGAGGCCATAATGGCTCCCATATGGACTTGAAACATGAACCACCAGGGACTTCAACATCATCCTATGCAATCCCAGAGTTCAGTGTATTCTTTGAGACCTTCTACATCCCGTGCGCATGTGTTGTAGCAATCATTTGTGTCTTATCTTGCTGCAATACTCGCCAGAGGTGGAGGCAGCATCGATACGTCATCCGGACCCTTGTTTTCCTCCTCCCATTCCTCATCTCTTCCACACCGGTCTTCTATCGCCTCCTCACCAGATCGCCTTATTCCAccaactcctcctcctttgtTGCTTCCGGTTCCATGCCCAATTTCTTCTATCGCCACTGCCTCTGGCTGCTGGTATCAGCCGTCTTCAACATCAGCAAGTTCCCAGAGCGGCTGGCCCCAGGTCGCTTTGACATCTGGGGGCACAGCCACCAGTGGTTCCACTGCTGCACGTTTTTGTCCATCCTCGATGAACTTCACATGATCAAAGCTGAGGTGAGGGCCATCCTGCTCAGCCCGACTCTGCTGCTGCCCCCTGCCACCCTCTCCCGCCTACCTGGACCCACCATAGCCTCCACCTATGGGGTGATGCTCCTCCTCCAGACCACCATCATCTCCATCATCGTGTGGTTCTCCTGGTGTGCCAACTGCATCTATGGACCTCAGAGAGACCAGCTAGCAAAGGAACACCTCAAGAAACCACTGAAATGTCACTGA